The region AGACTTGTTCCTACCTAGAATAGAATTCCACATGCATTTCAAGTCTAATCTAGACACATTTCTACCTAGGAAAGCAACTTAAATATGAATAGAATTCAGATAGCAATTAAAATCCTAATGCacatctaaataatagaaaaggaAGTTCAAATGAGAGTTTAAAAAGGCATTTTACAACTCAAGTTCCTATAACTAAAAGAAATTGAAGGCAAAAAGAATTACATTCCAAACTAGCTAACTAACAAAGTCCTAATCCTATTATAACTCGATATGCCTTCAATCTCCTCGTTTTGTGACTCCATCTCTCCTTTATGTCTACCAATTAGGGACTGCGTGGCTGCCTTGAATCTCCATTCCAGCACCTTCATGACTTAGTATTGAATTCCTTTAAACTCGATAATCGGTCCCATAACTGAACCATATATGCTGCAACTCACTTATGCATCATATGCTCACAAAACATCCAATCGAGGGATAAAacatgcacacacacacacacacatattgaCATAAAATTTCAATACACTCAAAAGACACTTAATATACATCAAAACCAACatctaaaatacaagaaaaaatgaTAAAATGACTGAAATAATATTCACACTCAAATTAGGTTGTTACATGAATCTTGATCACTAATTATCATCATTCAACTAGCTTTACATAAAACTGGTAGAAAGGAATGAGCAACCATCCTCCATAGATTTCTCAATAACACCAACGTGAGTTAAGGCTTAGGACCTCCTTATGAAGTGCATGATCGAATATATGGCATGAACTCTTAATTCCAAACTGGGTTCgtttcttgaatggaatatgaaggaAGGGACGAGCTGGGGCAAGTACATTCGATTCAGTGTTGACTAGACCtaaaaaaatttcttttaagggttaCAAGGATTAACTTGGGGGTGGGAGGAGAGGTCAATGTGGATTCCATTTAAGTATGAAGGGTTCCCTCTATATTGCTTCAAGTGTCACAAATGTGGTCATTCTTACAAGAATTGTGAGTTAGAGAACAATTTTCCTTCTTCACAAATTGTGTCTATGCTTATGGAGATTGGTTAAAGGCATATCTTCTTTGAAGAATTAAAAGCTTTTCTCACAGACCTGGTGAAAATAGTAGAGTTGCAAGAGTTCTGTTTCAACCTACTCCTGATGGCATAGTTGATCTGGCCAAGGGCAGAGGAGGTAACAATGAAGCTGTGGAACAAGATTTACATGGGGAGGTAGGAGGACATAAGAGTAAAGAGGAGAGTTTTTTCTAGGATAGTATCTTACATAAGCTTAAACAAATAAATATGAAAGGGTTATCCTTGCAGAGTATTGATGCGTGCAGTTTGGAGGTCAAGGTACTTGCCCAGCCTACTCTGTCATATTTTATTGCCAAGGAGATTAGCAGTATGCAAACTGATGTTACCTTAACCCATCATGAACCAAAATCCAATTGCGTCCACAAATTATGACCACATCCATGCACTTGTTTCAGTGCCCTATTGGAACCTTCTGTGATAGCTACCCATACCCTTAATCTTTCAGAAAATATTGCCTAACATGTTCTACTAGTTTCATCCTAGACTGCACAGCTTTCAGAAACGTCAAGTATAATTCCACCTAACCTAAATTCTAATCCTATTAATCCTTCCTTTAACCGCATCACAAACCCTTCCCAGCCGCATCTTAGTATGACCCCATATAGGAACCCCGTACCCAAGATCTCCTTCAAAGTGGAAAAAGAAGGTGAGATAGCATGGTGGTGGTTCGATAGGTTTGAGTGGGTTTAGCCAAGGTAAAAGGAAGGAATTAAAAGTTGTAGAAGGTATGAAGGGTAGTGGAATGGGTATTATagggaaaaaaaatcaaaaaaacacGATGGTGGATATTACTATGTTGGATATAACGACGAAGACTACTATGAAGTCCCATCGTTAGTCATAGGTCTACTATGCTGGAATTGCAGGGGGCTTGGTAGGCCTTCTGTAATTCGATcattaaaaaaattgttaaggcttGAAGCTCCCAAAATTTTGTTTCTTATGGAAACAAAATTAGGTGTAGAAATGAGCCACGTTCAATAGAAATTAGGCCATCAGCAAGGAATCGATGTTGATTATGAAATAAGGGTAGTTAGGAGGGGAAGGTTAAGTATTATGTGGATATTTGATGTATCAGTGTGGTTTCAGTCTTTCTCAAGTCGCCATATTGATATTGGGGTCAATGGGTGTTAGAGGTTCACTAGGATATATGGATGGCCTGAGGACTCACAAAAGCATAATTCTTGGCACTTATTGACTACTTTAAGGATTCAAAGTTCTTTGCCAAGGTGATGTGGGGGTGACTTTAATGAGATATTGTtcatgaatgaaaaatgtggaggGAATATTCGATACTACAGGCGTAGGGATGAATTTCGGTATGCTCTTAATTCTTATGCTTTAGAGGATTTGGGTTTTAAAGGAAACAAGTTCACTTGGAATAATAGGCCGGGTGGTCAGGCTAATATTCGAGAATGTTGACAAATTTGTTGCCATTGCTGCACGAATGAGTCTTTTTCCAAACTTTAAGGTGGATCATTTGCTTAGACAAGGATCGGATCATTGCTCAATCAGGTTGAGCTGGAGTAGATGTAGTGGCATTGGTAGAAAAAGAAATAGGCCTTTTCATTTTGAAAATATGCGGATGAGAGATAAGTCGTGTAAAAGTGATTGAGGAGGCCTGGAGGGAGGGTAGAGCATGGAGTGGTGGTGATGTTATTAAAGATACTATCAGAAGATATGGAGTGCACTTAAAACTATGGGAGCAAGAGTACTTTGGTTATGTTTCCAAGCAACTGGTGGAGTGTAGGAATCAGTTGGCAATTTTGCAAGCACAGCCATAGAGTGAGAGTTGTGTTAATAATTAAAGGGACCTTGATTAAAAAATTCAAGAGTTATTGAAAAGGGTGGAAGAGATGTGGGCACAGCACTCTAGGAAACTCTGGCTTAAGGAGGGTGACAAAAAATACTTCCTTTCTTTCATTCGAAAGCTAATCATAGgcgaaggaaaaaaaaattgattcaGAAAATTCGAGACGATAATAGGAATATTTTTAGTAGAAGGATAATATAGCGAGAGTGATGACCTAATACTTCAGTTCTTTATTTTCTTCCTCAATACCATCAGATTATACATATGTTTTGAACACTGTGGAGGTCAAGGTATTTGAAGATACGAACACATAGCTGAACTGCCCCTTCACAAGTGAGGAAGTCAGGGTGGCCCTCAGTCAAATGCGCCCACCTAAAGCCCTGGGACTTGACAGTATGCCTCCTTCCTTTTTTTTAGTCTTTTCTAGTCTATTGTCGGAGAGTTAGTGGAACATAAGGTATTGTCTATTCTTAATCATAATGCATTTCCTGCTTCCATTAATCATACCATTATTACTCTCATTCCAAAAATCCATGATCCTGAACGTACAAAAGATTTTTGTCCTATAAGCCTATGTAATGTCTTTTTGAAAATTGCTACCAAGGTTTTAACCAATAGACTAAAATTAATTCTTCTTGATATTATTAATCCTACTCAATCAGCTTTTGTCTCTAGCCACCTCATAACTGATAATGCCCTGACagcttttcaaattttttatcaCAAGAAAAATAGACATAGGGGAAGGGAGGGTTTTTTTGGACTGAAACTTGACATGAATAAGGCTTATGATAGGGTTGAATGGCATTTTCTTGAGAAGGTCATGTTTAAGATGGTTTTTCATCTAGGTGGGTTAGCTTAGTCATGAGATGTGTCACAACTGCTTCTTATTCTCTTTTGGTTAATGGGGAACCTAAAGAAGTCTTCTTCCCTCAGAGGGGACTTTGACAAGAGGACCTACTATTTCCTTACCCTTTTTCTTGTGCATAGAATTTTTTTCAAGTCTCATCTAGAGAGCAGAATCCGAAGCTCGTCTTCATGGAATTAAAATTTGTAGATATGCCCCTTCAATCTCCCATTTGTTTTTCGCTGATGATAGTGTGAATTTTGGGAGAGCAACGAAGGAAGAAGCAAAGACTATGCTCAAAATTCTTCATGCTTATAAAAGATCTTCAGCGCAGAAAATCAACTTGGAGAAGTCAGAAATATGTTTTAGTTGGAATGTTGCAGTAGAGATTTCTAATGTTATCCGAGATGTTCTTGGAGTGAGGGGAGTAGTTCATCATAAAAAATACGTAGGGAGATCAAAGAAGATTGTGTTTAGAAACTTATGTGATATGGTTGCATAAAAACTAAAAAGCTAGAAAGAGAAATGTCTCTTAAAAACAGGAAAAGAAGTTCTCTTCAAGGTTGTTATTCAATCCATCCCAACCTATATAATGAGCTGTTTCCCCTTGCCTTAGTGTATTTGTCAACGGATATCATCTATGGTAGTAAAATTTTGATGGGATTAATAAAAAGATTCATAAGTGATTGTGTGTATCTATGGATGGGGGAGGACTTGGTTTTCAAGATTTTCAAGTATTTAATGAAACTATGTTAGCAAAGTAATGTTAAAGATTATTATCAGACCAATATTCCTTTTATCTTTTATGCTTCGGGCAAGATATTATCCTCAAAAACCATTTGTTAAGCCATCAGTTGGATACCAACCTAGTTTTGCTTGGCGCAGTATAATTCAAGCTAGGTGGATAATACAGAAGTGTTCTAGGTGGTTGATTGGGAATGGTGGTAATGTTCTGATTTGGAAGAATAACTGGCTTCCTTATCAAAATGGCTTTCGTTTTGGTCTCCCCCCAAGGTACTTAGATATTGGAGTTAAGATCTATGAAGCATGGAAACGCCTATCACTGGCGTTTCCAAGTGTTGGAAACGTTTTCGTCTCAGAAACTGTGGGACACGGCCTTGAAACGTTTCGGGGCCGTGTCTAAAAAATCCAAAAAATGGAAACACCATTCtccaaaaaaaaaggaaattgcaCCGGGAGGAGAAGAGGACCCAACTCCCTTTTACTGTTTCATTTCCCATCAGCAACCAACCAGGCCAACAAAATTTACCAAATCAACAAaccaaatctttttttttttctttcaattacACAATAATAcaaaatgtaataaaaaatatCAAGGCAAAGCAAAAGCACAGGAATTGAAAGATAAATTAGAAGAAAGAAAACCCTAGATTAACTAGGCAAAAGTTCAAACAATGACtcacttggaagagaagagattAGATTGAAAAGACAAATTAGAAACGGAGATTGTGAGATCTGAAAAAGTTGAAAGGCAattaaggagaaagagagagggaaaTTTGGGTTTGATAGAATGGAATCAAAAAATATGATAAAAAGCTAATAATCGGTGGAGAAGAAGAGTATTAGAGAGAGAGCGTGAGAATGAGAAGAACAGGAGGCTGGCTTTTAACGTTGTGTCGCACATGGCCAGAAAATAAATGCTAGAAATGCTAGCTtctaaggagagagagagaaatgacAGGTTGgcttttaaattgaaaatttttattgtaatttttatcttattatttttactctttactttattttttaaattcattttaattgagatgtaaactcaaattttaatatctttaatatattaatttttttaataattatacagGAAGTgggaatttaaaataaataattatttttataatttttaatagattattgattttatatatatacccCTATATTTTTTATACTTATGCGTTTCCCCCACGTTTCTATTTCCTATATTTTTGAAAATGTCGTTTCCCAGTGTCCGTTTTAGCGTTTCCCCGTGTCCACGTTTCCGTTTTCGTGCTACATAGGTTAAGATCAGTGAATTAATTGATTTTAATACTTTGATGTGGAAATATGATTTGCTTAATCAATTATTTATGCCACTTGAAGTGCACCAAATCTGAGCCATTCCCTTGTATCGGCGAAGAGAGGTAATGTATTAGTGTGGCACTAACCTCGTACTGGTGCCTATTCAGTTAAATGTGCGCATCATTATGCTTGTAGTGTTTGAATTCTTCTAGTGCTTCTTCATCGACATATGGATATGATAGTCCCATTTGGAAGATGATATGGCACCAGGAGATTCCACCCAAAGTAAATCATTTAATGTTCAAGGCTTGTACTGATCAGTTCCATGTTTCCTCTGCCCAGTGTCGGCAAGGTATATTGGTTGATAATGTTTGCTCATACTATAATGCTGGCATTGAAATAATGATCCATGTCATGAGATATTGCTCTTTTTCTAAGGAGGTTTGGGGTAATAGTCCTATTTGTCTCCCAGTTCTTGTCACTAATCTCTCTATGGCAGATTGGATTTTACAGTTGGTTGCAGTTTTATGGCAAGATCAAAT is a window of Hevea brasiliensis isolate MT/VB/25A 57/8 unplaced genomic scaffold, ASM3005281v1 Scaf6, whole genome shotgun sequence DNA encoding:
- the LOC131177584 gene encoding uncharacterized protein LOC131177584 is translated as MLKIIIRPIFLLSFMLRARYYPQKPFVKPSVGYQPSFAWRSIIQARWIIQKCSRWLIGNGGNVLIWKNNWLPYQNGFRFGLPPRYLDIGVKIYEAWKRLSLAFPSVGNVFVSETCLNSSSASSSTYGYDSPIWKMIWHQEIPPKVNHLMFKACTDQFHVSSAQCRQGILVDNVCSYYNAGIEIMIHVMRYCSFSKEVWGNSPICLPVLVTNLSMADWILQLVAVLWQDQMEIVFMLVWALWYSRNCRSTQW